A window of the Brachybacterium sacelli genome harbors these coding sequences:
- a CDS encoding type IIL restriction-modification enzyme MmeI has protein sequence MPGIDEKRNEGTALPVPECAASQRATGGRIKSDLRFSATVVWSNLPLPNPTDRVRQQIIEAGKGILEARAQYPDRSLADHYNPLAMSPALIKAHDAQGTDARSGVSWG, from the coding sequence ATGCCTGGTATCGACGAGAAGCGAAACGAAGGGACGGCGCTGCCCGTTCCGGAGTGCGCCGCCTCGCAACGCGCCACAGGAGGCCGCATCAAGTCGGACTTGCGATTCTCTGCCACAGTCGTCTGGAGCAACCTGCCACTCCCGAACCCCACTGATCGTGTACGGCAGCAGATCATCGAAGCAGGCAAAGGCATTCTCGAGGCAAGGGCCCAGTACCCGGACCGCTCCCTCGCCGACCACTACAACCCACTCGCTATGTCCCCCGCCCTCATCAAGGCGCACGACGCACAGGGGACTGATGCGCGATCAGGTGTCAGCTGGGGTTAG
- a CDS encoding SDR family oxidoreductase has protein sequence MARKKVDISIPDLSGTRAVVTGASDGMGLGIATRLARAGAQVIMPVRNLRKGDTAMAKIVQAVPGADVSLRDLDLSSLASVAALGETLRDEGAPIHILINNAGVMTPPERQETADGLELQFGSNHLGHFALVAHLLPLLKEGRARVTSQISVAANQNSINWDDLNWERSYNGARAYSQSKIAFGLFGLELDRRSRANGWGISSNLSHPGVAPTNLLAARPELGRSRETPRRRLIRKLSERGILFGTVETAGMPALTAATDPAAKPGALYGPSGPGHLGGAPAEQRLYSRLRGAEDAKRIWDVSERLAGVEFPAS, from the coding sequence ATGGCACGCAAGAAGGTCGATATCAGCATCCCGGATCTGTCGGGTACGCGCGCCGTGGTCACCGGCGCGAGCGACGGGATGGGCCTGGGCATCGCCACCCGCCTGGCCCGTGCCGGCGCCCAGGTGATCATGCCGGTCCGCAATCTCCGCAAGGGAGACACCGCGATGGCGAAGATCGTGCAGGCCGTTCCAGGGGCCGACGTGTCGCTGCGCGACCTCGATCTCTCGTCACTGGCCTCCGTCGCCGCCCTCGGCGAGACCCTGCGTGATGAGGGTGCGCCGATTCACATCCTCATCAACAACGCCGGTGTGATGACCCCGCCCGAACGGCAGGAGACCGCCGACGGACTCGAGCTGCAGTTCGGCTCGAACCACCTCGGGCACTTCGCGCTCGTGGCGCACCTGCTGCCGCTCCTCAAGGAGGGGCGTGCACGGGTGACCTCGCAGATCAGTGTCGCGGCGAATCAGAACTCCATCAACTGGGACGATCTGAACTGGGAGCGGTCGTACAACGGTGCTCGTGCGTACAGCCAGTCGAAGATCGCGTTCGGACTGTTCGGGCTCGAGCTGGATCGACGCAGCAGGGCCAACGGCTGGGGCATCAGCAGCAACCTGTCGCATCCTGGAGTGGCTCCGACCAATCTGCTGGCAGCTCGCCCGGAACTCGGCCGTTCTCGCGAGACGCCACGCCGCAGGCTCATCCGCAAGCTATCCGAGCGCGGCATCCTGTTCGGCACTGTCGAGACGGCGGGCATGCCCGCCCTCACGGCGGCGACCGATCCGGCGGCGAAGCCGGGCGCGCTGTACGGGCCGAGCGGCCCGGGCCATCTCGGAGGGGCACCGGCCGAGCAGAGACTGTACTCGCGTCTGCGCGGAGCCGAAGATGCCAAGCGCATCTGGGATGTCTCGGAGCGTCTGGCCGGGGTTGAGTTCCCGGCGTCCTGA
- a CDS encoding SDR family NAD(P)-dependent oxidoreductase, with the protein MSDLAGKVAVVTGSARGVGKAIAQRYARLGASVVVNYSSDEQNARRTVEEIEAAGGDAIAVQADIATPAEIDRLFATAVETYGSLDIVVANAGVEIVDEPVLDATEEQFDRLFAINSKGAFFTLQKAAKLLTDGGRLINIGSSSTVSPVPGTGLYSSSKTASRQLVRVLALELGPRNITVNTILPTVIAGAGVFTQVTEDDEFHQVNAGMRPLGGRPGTPEDVADAAEYLAGDLAAWVSGQALLVSGGAVQ; encoded by the coding sequence ATGTCGGATCTGGCTGGAAAGGTCGCGGTGGTTACAGGATCGGCCCGCGGCGTCGGCAAGGCGATCGCCCAGAGGTACGCACGCCTGGGCGCGAGCGTCGTCGTCAACTACTCGAGCGACGAGCAGAACGCGCGCCGCACCGTCGAGGAGATCGAAGCGGCCGGGGGCGACGCGATCGCCGTGCAGGCGGACATCGCGACGCCGGCGGAGATCGACAGGCTGTTCGCAACCGCGGTCGAGACGTATGGAAGCCTCGACATCGTCGTGGCCAATGCCGGTGTCGAGATCGTCGATGAACCGGTTCTCGACGCGACGGAGGAGCAGTTCGACCGGCTGTTCGCGATCAACTCCAAGGGCGCGTTCTTCACGCTGCAGAAGGCGGCGAAACTGCTGACAGACGGCGGCCGGCTCATCAACATCGGCTCGAGTTCGACGGTGAGCCCCGTACCCGGCACCGGTCTGTACTCGTCGAGCAAGACCGCCTCGCGCCAGCTCGTACGGGTGCTCGCCCTCGAACTGGGCCCGCGGAACATCACGGTCAACACGATCCTCCCGACGGTGATCGCCGGGGCGGGTGTGTTCACACAGGTCACCGAGGACGACGAGTTCCATCAGGTCAACGCCGGGATGCGGCCGCTCGGCGGGCGACCCGGCACTCCGGAGGATGTCGCCGACGCCGCCGAGTACTTGGCCGGCGACCTCGCCGCCTGGGTCAGCGGACAGGCGCTGCTCGTCAGCGGCGGCGCCGTCCAATAG
- a CDS encoding IS3 family transposase (programmed frameshift): MPAPYPQEFRDDVVRVARNREPGQKLAVIAKDFGISESCLTNWMRQADVEDGARPGKTREESTELRDLRRRNRLLEQENEVLRRAAAYLSQANLPKRFYPLVSELAADGIPVAVSLRVLKLSRQPYYRWLHQQVTAAELTEAYRANALLDAHRDDPEFGYRFLAGEAAAAGVEMCERTAWRICRDNQWWSVFGKKRGKNGKRPGPPVHDDLVKREFTADDANELWLTDITEHWTDEGKLYLCAIKDVFSGRIVGYSMDSRMKARLAVNALGNAVSRRRDAAGCIVHSDRGSQFRAKKFVHALNRHHLIGSMGQVGAAGDNAAMESFFALLQKNVLDRKRWQTREELRTAIITWIERTYHRRRRQARLGRLTPIEYETIMNPTVSLAA; this comes from the exons ATGCCTGCTCCCTACCCCCAGGAGTTCCGGGACGACGTCGTCCGCGTCGCGAGGAACCGTGAACCTGGTCAGAAGCTCGCCGTGATCGCGAAGGACTTCGGGATCTCCGAGTCGTGCCTGACGAACTGGATGCGTCAGGCTGACGTCGAAGACGGTGCCCGGCCCGGGAAAACTCGGGAGGAATCGACCGAGCTGCGCGATCTGCGTCGCCGGAACCGGCTGCTCGAGCAGGAGAACGAGGTCCTGCGCCGCGCGGCCGCCTACCTGTCCCAAGCGAACCTGCCG AAAAGGTTCTACCCGCTCGTGAGCGAGCTCGCCGCAGACGGCATTCCCGTCGCGGTGTCCCTGCGGGTCCTGAAGCTCTCCCGCCAGCCCTACTACCGCTGGTTGCACCAGCAGGTCACTGCAGCTGAGCTGACCGAGGCCTATCGAGCCAATGCCCTGCTGGATGCCCATCGCGACGATCCGGAGTTCGGCTACCGCTTCTTGGCCGGCGAAGCCGCAGCAGCAGGCGTAGAGATGTGTGAGCGCACGGCGTGGAGGATCTGCCGGGACAACCAATGGTGGTCCGTATTCGGGAAGAAGCGCGGCAAGAATGGAAAGCGGCCCGGTCCACCGGTCCACGATGACCTCGTGAAGCGCGAATTCACCGCCGACGACGCCAACGAACTCTGGCTCACCGACATCACCGAGCACTGGACCGACGAGGGGAAGCTCTATCTCTGCGCTATCAAGGACGTCTTCTCCGGCCGGATCGTGGGCTACTCCATGGACTCCCGAATGAAGGCTCGCCTCGCAGTGAACGCCCTGGGCAACGCGGTATCGCGGCGCCGAGATGCGGCTGGCTGCATCGTGCATTCCGACAGAGGTTCGCAGTTCAGAGCAAAGAAATTCGTCCATGCTCTGAACCGCCACCACCTCATCGGCTCGATGGGCCAGGTCGGTGCCGCCGGTGACAACGCCGCCATGGAGTCCTTCTTCGCCCTGCTCCAGAAGAACGTCCTGGACCGCAAGCGCTGGCAGACCAGAGAAGAGCTGCGGACCGCGATCATCACCTGGATCGAACGCACCTACCACCGCCGACGCCGGCAGGCCCGACTGGGTCGATTGACCCCCATCGAGTACGAGACCATCATGAACCCGACCGTCAGTCTGGCGGCCTAA